The Sphingomonas aliaeris genome segment GCCGTCATCCCGGCGAAGGGCCATTTTCACGGCGTGGAGGTCGGCCTGCTGCTGATCGACGCCGGACTGCTGGCCGTACTGACGGGTGTCGCACTTCGAGCGAACAGGTTTTGGCCAATATGGATCGCGTCGTTTCAGATGTTCGCGCTGCTGGTGCACGTCGCGCGGGCATATCAGGAGGACGTCCTGCCAATCGTCTATTTCGCGGTCATATCGCGGATCGCCTATCCCATGCTGCTGCTGCTGGCGATCGGGACGGCGCGGCATTTCTGGCGCGTGCGACAGTATGGCGAGGATGCCGACTGGTGCACCCGGCTGGCCTAGGAGAGTCGCATGTCGGATGAACGCGGCCCCGCGGACGTGGAGCGTCCGACGGCGCATGACATTGCGGCGCGACTGATCGCGTTCAGCGAGGTGCGGACCAAGGTTTTCGAACCCTTCGCAATGCCGGTGAACGACATTGCGTGGCAGTTGCTGCTCCGGTGCTTCGTCGCGCAGGAGCGCGGGTTCCGGACCAGCGTCTATCGCCTGTGCGACGAGATGTCGGTGCCCAAGAGCGTGTCGGTACGCTGGCTGCGCGCGCTGCGCGGGTGCGGCATGGTCGAGTATGACGAGGATCTCGGGAGAGCTGTCCGCCGCCGTCCGGCTCACCACCAGGGCGGAAGACGTCTTGCGTGATTTGCTCGACGCCTAGGGTTTCAGTGCGATCGCCTGCGCGAATACCGCGTCCAGCATCTCGCGCGTCAGCCGGCCGGTATTCTGGTTGTAGCGGGAGCAGTGATAGCTATCGATCAGGATGCGGCCATCGGGCACGCGGTGTTCGGCGCCGTGCGCGAAGCGGCATTTGGGCAGTTTCCCCCCAGCATCTTGACCGCCGATTGATGCGCGACCTGGCCCAGCGCGATGAAGATGCGCGCGCGGGGCAGGGCCGCCGCCTCGGCCTCGAGATATCGGCGGCAGGTGCGGATTTCCTCCGGCAGCGGCTTGTTGAGCGGGGGCACGCATTTCACCGCATTCAGGATCATCGCGCCGCGCAGCGTCAGGCCGTCGTCCGGCGTGCCGAGATATTCGCCGCTCGCCAGCCCGTGATCGCGCATCGCATCGAACAGCAATGCGCCGGATCCGTCGCCGGTAAAGGGCCGGCCGGTGCGGTTCGCGCCGTGCTTGCCGGGCGCCAGGCCGACGATGGCGAGCCAGGCGTCCGGATCGCCGAAGGCACCGACCGGCGCATTCCACCATTCGGGCTGTTCGAGACGCAATTCCGCGCGATAGGTCGCCAATTGCGGGCAAAGCGGGCAATCGGCGGGCGGGGCGGGCAGGTCGGGTGCGAAGTTCACGCGGATGCGATAGGCACGTCGCCATGCCGACGACAAGCTATGCCATCGCCATCGGGTCCAATCGTCGCGGGCGACACGGCGCGCCCGAACGCGAAGTTGCGGCTGCGATGCGCGCATTAAGGGGTGTCGTGACGGCGTCCGCGATCGTCAGCAGCGCGCCGTTGGGGCCGTCGATCCGCCGGTTCGCCAATGCCGTTGTGACGATCGAAACGCGCGAGACGCCCCCGGAACTGCTCGCCCGGCTGAAGCAGATCGAACGCGCGTTCGGGCGACGGCGGGGGCAGCGCTGGGGCGCGCGGGTGATCGACCTTGATATCATATCCTGGTCGGGCGGGCGCTGGACGGCGCGCGACCTGATCGTGCCGCATCCGGCGTTTCGCGAACGGCGCTTCGTTCTCGGGCCGATGAGGACGATCGCGGCTGCGTGGCGCGATCCGGTGACGGGATTGACCGTCCGTCATCTGGCGTATCGGGCACAAGCGGTTGACCGGCGCGCCCTCCGCCCGTAACGCGCGTGGCTTGGTCGGGCCCGTAGCTCAGTTGGTAGAGCAACGGACTTTTAATCTGTAGGTCTCGGGTTCGAATCCCGACGGGCCCACCAAATCCCCTCTCATCCTGTGCGCCATCCGCGCACGTCGATCTCCAGCGAGGGCCGAATGAACGATCCGCTCCATGCACAGGGTGCCGACGCGGCGGGGGAAGTGCCCGGCAACGTTCGCCATCCGCCGTGGCTGTTGATCGCTTTGGGGGCGTTGGGGATCGCATTCCTGCTGGTGGCGGGGATCGGCGCGCTGATCGATCGCGGGTCGCAATTCCGCATCGACGCCGCGATCATGTTGTGGACGCGGCACGGCACGGCGCACGGTATTCCGATCGGCCCGCTTTGGGTACGCGCGGCGATGGTCGATATCACCGCGCTGGGCGGTGTGACCGTGCTGACGCTGGTGACCGCGATCGTCGCGATCTTCCTGGCGTTGAAGCGCCTGTGGCTGACGATGACGCTCATACTCCTGTCGACGATCAGCGGGGCGATCGCGGTCTCGGTCGCCAAGTCGATCGTTGCGCGGCCGCGCCCCGATCTGGTCGATCACCTCGTCACGGTGAATTCCGCCAGCTTTCCGAGCGGCCATGCGACGAGCAGTGCGATCGTCTATCTGACGATCGCGGCGGTGATCATGCAGATCGTGCGCGGTCGGCCGCTGCGCATCTATATCCTGAGCGTCGCCGTGCTGCTGGTCGGGGCGATCGGGTGCAGTCGGGTCTATCTGGGCGTGCACTGGCCGAGCGACGTGCTGACCGGATGGGGATTCGGGGCGTTGTGGGCGCTGATGTGGTGGGGCATCGCCGCTTTCGTCCGGATCAAACGGTCAGCTCTCCAGCCCGGCTAGGATCGCGCGGGCCGATTTGAGGTGTGGCGCGTCGACCATCTTGCCGTCCAGCGCAAGCGCACCTGCGCCGGGATTGGCGTCGAACAGCGCGATCACCGCGCGGGCATGCGCGACTTCGGCATCGGTGGGGGCGAAAGCGGCGTTGATCACCGCGATTTGGCTCGGGTGGATCGCCATCATGCCGGTAAAGCCATCGCGGCGGCCGCGCGCGGCATAGGCGGCGAGCCCCTCCAGGTCGCGGAAATCCGGGTAGACGGTCTCGATCGCGGGCACGCCCGCCGCATGCGCGCCAAACAGGGTCAGGGAACGGGCAAGCTGGTAGGGCGCGGTGTAGCTGCCGTCCTGCTCGCGCGAGGTGGCCGCGCCGATCGCGGCGGGCAGATCCTCCGCGCCCCAGGTCAGCCCGGCGAGACGCGGCGTGACATTGCCATAGCTGCCGAGCGCGAAGACGGCCGCGGGCGTTTCGGTGGCGATCGGCAGGATCATCGTATCGCCGGACAGGCGGGCGTCCAGCGCCGCGAGCGTCGTCGCGCCCTCCGCTTTCGGCAGGACGATCCCGTCCGGGCGTGCCGGCAGGATTGCGGCGAGATCGTCGTCGCTGAGACCCGAATCGAGCGGATTGATCCGGACGAACAGCGTCGTCCGCCGCTCCGCACGCAGGAAAGCGGCGACCATGTCGCGCGCCGCGGGCTTCGCCGCGGGGGCAACGGAATCCTCGAGATCTAGAATCAGCGCGTCGGCGCCGAGGCCCAGCGCCTTTTCCATCCGGTCGGGGCGATCGCCGGGGACGAACAGCAGGGATCTGAGGCGCGGCATTTGTCATCTTCCGTTCATCGCGGGGGTGGCCGACCCTAGCTATCGACGGCCCGTTCGAAAAGCGCGCCAATGGGGCTTGAGACTTTGTATCATCACATCTAGGGGCGTTGTGCGCTGCATCAATCAAAACAAAGGTCGCCCATGATTCGCTATACCCTCCTCGCCGGCACCGCGCTGCTGGTCGCCACGCCCGCATTCGGGCAGACCGCGCCGACCGGTACCGCCCCCGCTGGCGAGATCATCGTCACCGCGCCCGTCCGGCAAAGCGAGACCGACGTGCTGCAGGGTACGTCGATCCTGACGGGCGAGGAACTGACGCGGCAGTTGCGCCCGACGATCGGCGAGACGCTGGCGCGGCAGCCGGGCGTGTCGGCATCGTCTTTCGGCCCGAACGCATCGCGCCCGATCCTGCGCGGCTTCCAGGGCGAGCGTATTCGCGTGCTGACCGACGGTATCGGTTCGATCGACGTATCGAACACGTCGGTCGATCACGCGGTCATCATCGACCCGTTGCTGGCGGAGCGGATCGAGGTGCTGCGCGGGCCGTCCGCCTTGCTGTTCGGATCGTCCGCCGTCGGTGGCGTGGTCAACGTGGTGGATACGCGTATCCCGCGCAGCGTGCCGGAAAAGGGGTACCGGGTGAACGGTATCGCCAATTACGGCAGCACGGCGGATGAACGGTCCGGCGGTCTTGCCGGCGATGTCGCGATCGGCGAGCATCTGGTGCTGCATGCCGACGGATCGTATCTGAAGAGCGGCGACCTGCGCACCGGCAAGGGATATCTGCTGTCCGGTCCGGCGCGGGCTGCGGCCCTGTCGCAGGTCGGGCTGCCGCAGGAGGTCGAACCGGGCGAGGATGCGATCGACTTTGCCGGATCGGCCGCGTTGCGCCGCCGCCTGCCCAATTCCGCGGCGGAAACCTGGACCGCGGGGGTCGGCGCATCGATCATCACCGACGCGGGGTCGCTCGGCGTGTCGTACAGCCATTATGACAGCCTGTACGGCGTGCCGATCCGCTTCGCGACGGAAGTCGGACAGGAGCAGGAAGCACCGCGACTGGATGTCGTCCAGAACCGCTTCGACGTCCGTGCCGAGGTGAATACCGGCGGCGGTTTTCTCGACAAGATCCGGTTCCGCGCCGGCCAGGCGAGCTACCGCCATTTCGAACTGGAGGAAGACAATTCGGTCGGCACCGCCTTCTATAACAAGGGGTTGGAAGGCCGGCTGGAACTGGTCCAGGCGAACCGCGGTGGCTGGCAGGGGGCGTCGGGCGTGCAGTTCTTCAACCGTATCTTCGATGTGGCGGGCGATGAGGCGTTCCTGCCCAAGAACGAGACCAACCAGACCGGATTCTTCACGCTGCAACAATATAGCAGCGGCGCCTTCAAGGCGGAGGGCGGGTTGCGCTACGAGATCACGAACGTCGCGGGACGCAACCCGGCGGACGATCTGCGCTTCTTCAACGGGCAGCGCGCGTTTCATGCGGTGTCGGGATCGGTCGGCGGGTCCTATGGTGTCACGGACGCAGTACGCTTCGGCCTGAACCTGTCGCATACCGAGCGTGCGCCGTCGGCCGAGGAACTGTTCGCCAACGGCGCGCATGCCGGGACGCAAGCCTATGAATTGGGCAATCCCAATTTCCGGCTGGAAAAGTCGAACGGCGCCGAACTGACGATGCACGTCCACGGCGACGGCTTCAGCCTGGACGCGTCGGCATATTACACGAAGTTCTCGAACTACATTTCCGAGAACCAGGTCGCACAAGGAATCTGCGAAGCCGCGGCGGCCCCATCAGGCCGCGAGGTGGATCTGCCCTGCTTCCAGAACCAGCAGTCAGATGCGCGCTATTACGGGATCGAGGCGGACGCCTCGCTCCGGCTCGCGCGCATCGGCGATTACACGATCAACGCCGATATCCTGGGCGATTACGTCCGCGCGAACATCATCGATCTGGGGCCGGCACCGCGTATCCCGCCGGCACGCGTGCTCGGCGGAATCGAGGCGCAGGGCGACAGGTTGCAGGGCCGGATCGAGGCGGAGCATGTCTTCGAGCAGAACCGCATCGCCGCGTTCGAGACCCCGACGAACGGCTATACGATGGTCAACGCTTCGGTCGGCTTCTCGCCGTTCGGCAAATCGAGCAAGACAAGCCTGCTGATCAGCGCGAACAACATCTTCGACGTCGAGGCGCGCCGCGCGAGCAGCTTCCTGAAGGATTTCGCGCCGCTCGCTGGCCGCGATATTCGCGCGACGATCCGTTTCGGCCTTTAACGACTTACAGCGCGGCGATCGCCTCCGCCAACGGAGCGATCGCCGCAGCCTGCTGATCCCAGGAGGTGACGAGGCGCGCCTCGCCGTCCGCCCAGTCGTAGAAATCGAAGCCTTTCGCGCGGAGCGAGGCCGCCTCCGCCGCCGTCACCCGCAGGAACACCTCGTTCGCCTCCACCGGATGAAGCAGCCGATTGCCGGCCGCGTTCGCCAGCAGGGACGCGCCCGCATTGGCGGCGCGTGCGGTTTCGAGCCACAGATCGCCGTCCAGCATCGCGAGAAGCTGTGCGGCGAGATACCGGCCCTTGGACAAGAGCAGCCCGGCGCGCTTCCGCCGCATCAGCGTGGCATCCGCCAGGTCCGGCTTGAAGAATATCAGCGCCTCCGCGCTCATCCCGCCATTCTTGACGAAACCGAAGCTGAGCGCCTCGACGCCCGCCTTCCACGTAACCTCGGCGGGGGAGCAGCCGAGATGCGCGACGGCATTGGCGAATCGCGCGCCGTCCATATGGAAACCGAGTTTCCGCTCGCGCGCCAGTTCGCCGATCGCCGCGACTTCGCCCGGCGTATAGACGCGGCCATATTCGGTCGCGTTGGTGATCGAGATTGAGTGCGGCTGAACGCGGTGGACGTCGTTCGCGATGGCGTCGATCACGGTCCGGATCGTGGCCGGCGTCAGCTTCGCGCCATCGCCATCGCAGAGCATCAGCTTGGCGCCGTGCGTGTAGAATTCGGGCGCGCCGCATTCGTCGTTCTGGATATGCGCGTCGCGGTGGCAGACGACGCCACCATAAGGCGGGCACAGGGCCGCAAGCGCGAGGCAGTTCGCCGCCGTGCCGGACGGCACCCAGAGCGCGCGGACGTCCGTTTCGAAAAGGTCGGAGAAGCGACCGTCCAGCTGCTTGCTCAGCGCATCGCCGTCATAGGCGGTGTCGAGCGTGTTGGCGGTGGTCATCGCGGCCATGACGGCGGCGTGGACGGGGGCGGCGTTGTCGGAGAAGAAGCGCATGCCCCGGCATTTGCGTGGCGCGGCGGGATGCGTCAACCGCCGTGATCGACGTCAGAGTTTCGCCAGCATGCGCGCCCGGATGCGGGCGATCGCGAAGATTTCGCCGTTGCGCAAATCGGTCGCCGTCACGACGCTCGTGCCCGATTGGTCGGGGTCGGCGATCGTGCCGCGATTGCTGTATCGCGCGACGAACGGTCCGCCGGGGCCGCGGAAGATGCAGACCCATTTCTCGGCGGGACCGGCCGCGTCGATATCCGCGCAGATGATCGCGTCGCCCTCCTCCAGCCCGAGCGCGTCGTAATCGGAGGGGAGTTCGGTGATCCACAGCCCGGTGGTGGTTCCCAGCCGACGCGCGAGCCAGTCCTTCCGGTACGGCACGGTTTCGAGCGGATCGCCCTTCGACGTGTCGGTCAACGCCGCGAGCCGGTAGCGCGGAATCGTGACGAAGTCGGCATCGGCGACATCGACCAGCGATCCGCCAGTGCCTTCGTCGCCCAGCATCAGCCATCGCGGCGAGACACGGAGTGCGTCGGACAGGCGGAACAGGTCGTCGCCCTTCGGAATGCTGTCGCCCGATTTGTAGCGGGCGAACGTGCTGGTCGGGATGTCGGCCGCGCGCGCGAAATACGCATCGCTGAGGTCGAGCCTAGCAAGCGTCGTCCGAAGCCGGTCTGCAAAAGCAGACTTTGTTGGATGGGATTGATTATCCCGAAAACGGGACGTAGTGGCCCGATTGTCGATCGCCTTGGCAGTGCGGCCAGCCATAACGCAAGCTTCCATGTAATCCGGTCCTGAAAACGGGACGTAGCGGTAAAATCATCTTTTGCGCAGCGCCAATCGCGCAGCCGGACGATCGAGCGGACTTCGAACAGGGGGATCATGACATGCCGGATACACTTTCAGCAGCAGCATCGGCGGGGAGCGGTCGCGGATGATCGGCGTCGGACTCAGCATTCCGCAGACTGTCGTTCGCCGCCCGCGTGACCCCGGCCCGGCTGACACTGGTCGGTTCTTCGGCTCCCGCACCCAATATTGGGGCGATCGCACGCCCGTTTTCGGAAAGGTATCATGATGGCCCTGCAACGTATCGATACGACGACCGGCGCTGGCGATTCGGCTCAGGCCGGCGGCGACAAGATCAACGCGAATATGGTCGCGCTCGCGCAGCGGGCGGGGCGGCATAGTCCGATCCATTGTATGTTCGACGGCGACAGCAAGACCAGCGAGATCAAGTCCGGATTGCAGTGGATGGCCTATTTCGAGGGGCTGGAACTTCGCCTCGACGGTGGCGATCTGGGCGTCGGGGGAAGCAATAGCGGCACTGGCAGCAGCAATCTGCTGAGTCCGGCGCGCCTCGCGCTGGCGAGGGCGGCGCTCGATGCGCATTCGGCCGCCGGGCGGACGGTCGATTATTTCCTGACGATCGGGACCAACGATCTGTCGGCCAATCTGGCGCCGGCGACCACGATGGCGAACATCCGCAAGTTCCACGAACAGTATCTGCGCCCGCAACCCTGTTTCCGATATCTGATGCTGGTATCGGTCGATCCGCGGTCGCCGGGCAGCCCGGCCTCGGCGTCGCACCTGTACACGACCAACCGGCTGTACGAACATTATGCGTTGGTCAATCCGTTCGACGTGATGTTCGTCGATACGTCAGGCGTGATGATCGATCCGGCGCTGGGCAATGTGAACGGCCATCCGATACCGTTCAACACGACGGCCGCGCCGATGCCGGTCGGGGCGGTGACCGACGATGGGCTGCATTGTTCGAATTACGGCCGCTATGCGAAGCGCTTCGCGACATTGCCGCTGCGGGATCTGTATCGCCGCAAGCCCGCCCGGAGCCTGTCGCGTGCGCTCGTCTTCGGAAATCCGAACGCGACGGGTGCCAATATGGTGGGGGCGGACGGACGGATCGTCGCGCCGACGGGCACGATCAGCCTGACGAACAGCGGCACGGGAACGGTCACCGGCCTGCCGCCCGCCGGATCGACGCTGGGGGAACGATCGACGGAACGCTCGGCGTGGCATTCGCCGCCTCTACCGTATCCGTCAGCCAGCATGGCGGGCTGATACCGAAGGGCGCCTGGCCCGCGGTGCGGGTCGCGTTCAGCGGGACCAGCGGGGCGAACACGACCGGGCTGACGTTCAGCTGGCTGGTCAGTGCCGACTCGGCCATCGTAGTCGGGGACGTGGTCACGGCGGGCGCGCTGCTGAACTTCAACGCGATGAGCGGCCTGATCGGGCTGAATGTACGCGCGAACAATCCGAATGCGGTGGGCGGGACACAGTTGGGTGTCTCCTCCGTGGGGATATCCCCCGCGGCGCAGGTGATCGCCGCGCCACTGGATGGTCCGATGCTGCTCGAAGGAGACGACACGCCGGCGACCGCGTCGCAGGGTGCGTTTTTCCTGTCGCTCGGCGTCTACCTTCCGCCGAATACGGCGATCAGCGGCAGCATCGACCTGCTGACGATCTTCGCCGAACGGATCGGCGCGATCCCGGCTGCTACGGCTTGATAAGGCCGGGCGGGGTCATGGCTCCTCGTCCGGAAACGGTTCGTCCCGCGGCGCGCGTTCCTCGCGCCGCGGCGGCGGACGCCGTTCCCCGTCGCGGGAGCGGTTCAGTTCGATGCTACCGTCCGGCCCGACATGCAGGTTGAGGCCGAGGCCTTCGATATCGCCTTCGGGCAGGTTGATGCCGTCGATACCGAACAGCCCTTCCTCATTGCCGGACGCCTCGTCGACGACCGGATCCGGTTCAGGCGCCACGGCGGGGCCGACCCGCAGCGCGCGCATCATGAAATCGCGCCAGATCCGCGCGGGAATGCCGCCGCCGGACAGGCCCGCATTCGGCGTATTGTCGTCATTGCCGACCCAGACACCGACGACCAGATCGCCCGCAAACCCCAGGAACAAGGCGTCGCGGCTATCCTGAGTCGTTCCGGTCTTGCCATACGTCTTGACCGACAAAGCGGCCTGACGACCGGTGCCCGTCTCGGCAGAGGCGGACAGCAGGTCCAGCATATGTTCCTGCACGTCGCCTGCGAGCGGCCGGGATCGTTCGGTCAACGTCTGATACCAGCTGCGATCGCCCTCCGCCTCGACGCCGTGCGCGCGGACCGGATAGGATTTTGCGGCGACCGCGGCATAGGCCGTCGTCAATTCAAGCAAAGACACGGTCGAAGTGCCGAGTGCGATCGTGGCCTCGCTGGCGATCGGGGTGGAGATGCCCAGATCGCGTGCGGCGCGAATGACGTTCTTGACGCCGACCTGCTGGATCAGCCGTGCAGCGGCGACGTTGCTCGATTTGGCGAAGGCTCGGCGCAGGGTGATCTTGCCCTCATACCGGCCGTCGCTGTTGCGGGGGCTCCAGTCGGCGATCGTCACCGGCGTGTCCTCGACCAGCGAATCGGGCGTCAGGCCTTCGCGCATCGCCGCGAGGTAGACGAACAGCTTGAACGCCGAACCGGGCTGGCGCTTCGCCTGTGTCGCGCGGTTGAACGGGCTGTCGGCATATTTCTTCCCGCCGACCATCGCGACGACGCGACCATCGGGCCGCATCGCGACCAACGCGACCTGTGCATCGCGCAGGCCGGCGCTGCGGACCGAGCGTTCCGCAGCGGTCTGCAGCCGGCGGTCGAGCGTCGTCTTGACCGTCGTCTCGCGAACGATCTCACCCGCGCGGTCGCGCGCTTCGGGCAGGACCCAGTCGGCGAAGTAGGTGCCATCGGGCAGCGGCTTGATGCTGTTGGTGGACAACCGGGCCGGCCGCACGTCGGCGGCCTCGCGCGCAGTGATGAAGCCGGCATCCGCCATTGCGGCGACGACCAGCTTCTGCCGCGCGCGTGCGCCTGACAGGTTGACGGTCGGGGCAAGCTTCGACGGTGCCTTCACCAAGCCGGCGAGCATTGCGGACTGGCCAATGGACAGATCGTCCGGCGACCGGTTGAAGTAATGTTTCGCGGCTGCGGTCAGCCCGTAGACGTTGTCGCCGAAATAGACGTTCGACAGGTAGCGCGACAGGATCTCGTCCTTCGACAGCCACGCCTCCAGCCAGAATGCGATCATGACCTCGCGGATCTTGCGTGCGGCGGTGCGGTCCGAATCGAGGAAGGCGTTCTTCGCGAGCTGCTGCGTGATCGTGCTGCCGCCCTGGCTTCGCCCGCTCGACCGGACATTGTGCCAGAAGGCGCGCGCGATACCGCGGGGATCGATGCCCCAATGCGACTTGAAGCGGCGATCCTCGATCGCGAGGAAGGCGTTGGTGACGTTCGCGGGAAGCTTCGCCGCATCGACGGGTTGCCCGATGATCGCACCACGCCGCGCGATCGGCGTATTGTCCTCCGCCAACAGCGTGATGCTGGGCGGGGTCAGGGGTTCGAGCGACTTGGACAGCGGTGCGGTAAAGGCGAGCCAGATCACCGCGAGCACGAACAGGACGATGCCCAAACCCGCGATCCGCATCGGCCAGCGCCACCGCGATCCGCGACGGGGGCGGACGGAGTCTTCGGAATAGTCGTCCGGTTCGCGATCGTAGTTCGGCGGGGGCGGGGATGCGGGCGGCGGGGGTGGAGGCTCCGTCGGGCCATAGGCGGCCGGATCATAGCCGCGAAGCGGCTTGGCAGGGGGCGTCGTGGCCGGATCGAAAGGGTAAGGTCGCATCTGTTTCCAGGTTCAGCCCGCTGGCGAAGCAGCAAGCGGCTGTATTATCAATATAGCACAGTTGCCGCAAGCGGCTGGACGCATCCGCCGGGCTGGGGCACATCCGGGGTCGAAACGAATTTTCGGAGCAACTTCGTGCGCGTTACCATCAAGGACGTATCTCGCGAAGCGGGGGTTTCGATCAAGACGGTATCGCGGGTGCTGAACAACGAGCGATATGTCGGGGACGATACGCGCGAGCGCGTTCAGGCAGCGGTCGCACTGCTCAACTTTCGCCCAAGCATGGCGGCGCGATCGCTTGCGGGCAAGCGCAGTTTCCAGATCGCTTTGATCTGCGACAATCCCAGCCCTTATTATGTCTACGAGATGCAATCGGGCATCCGCGATCGCTGCGTGCAGGACGGGGTGCGGATGATCGCGCAGCCTTATGACCGCGATTCGGCGACGTTGATCGACGATGTCGAGAGCCTGGTCGATGCG includes the following:
- a CDS encoding transglycosylase domain-containing protein produces the protein MRPYPFDPATTPPAKPLRGYDPAAYGPTEPPPPPPASPPPPNYDREPDDYSEDSVRPRRGSRWRWPMRIAGLGIVLFVLAVIWLAFTAPLSKSLEPLTPPSITLLAEDNTPIARRGAIIGQPVDAAKLPANVTNAFLAIEDRRFKSHWGIDPRGIARAFWHNVRSSGRSQGGSTITQQLAKNAFLDSDRTAARKIREVMIAFWLEAWLSKDEILSRYLSNVYFGDNVYGLTAAAKHYFNRSPDDLSIGQSAMLAGLVKAPSKLAPTVNLSGARARQKLVVAAMADAGFITAREAADVRPARLSTNSIKPLPDGTYFADWVLPEARDRAGEIVRETTVKTTLDRRLQTAAERSVRSAGLRDAQVALVAMRPDGRVVAMVGGKKYADSPFNRATQAKRQPGSAFKLFVYLAAMREGLTPDSLVEDTPVTIADWSPRNSDGRYEGKITLRRAFAKSSNVAAARLIQQVGVKNVIRAARDLGISTPIASEATIALGTSTVSLLELTTAYAAVAAKSYPVRAHGVEAEGDRSWYQTLTERSRPLAGDVQEHMLDLLSASAETGTGRQAALSVKTYGKTGTTQDSRDALFLGFAGDLVVGVWVGNDDNTPNAGLSGGGIPARIWRDFMMRALRVGPAVAPEPDPVVDEASGNEEGLFGIDGINLPEGDIEGLGLNLHVGPDGSIELNRSRDGERRPPPRREERAPRDEPFPDEEP
- the folK gene encoding 2-amino-4-hydroxy-6-hydroxymethyldihydropteridine diphosphokinase, whose amino-acid sequence is MPTTSYAIAIGSNRRGRHGAPEREVAAAMRALRGVVTASAIVSSAPLGPSIRRFANAVVTIETRETPPELLARLKQIERAFGRRRGQRWGARVIDLDIISWSGGRWTARDLIVPHPAFRERRFVLGPMRTIAAAWRDPVTGLTVRHLAYRAQAVDRRALRP
- a CDS encoding HpcH/HpaI aldolase/citrate lyase family protein produces the protein MPRLRSLLFVPGDRPDRMEKALGLGADALILDLEDSVAPAAKPAARDMVAAFLRAERRTTLFVRINPLDSGLSDDDLAAILPARPDGIVLPKAEGATTLAALDARLSGDTMILPIATETPAAVFALGSYGNVTPRLAGLTWGAEDLPAAIGAATSREQDGSYTAPYQLARSLTLFGAHAAGVPAIETVYPDFRDLEGLAAYAARGRRDGFTGMMAIHPSQIAVINAAFAPTDAEVAHARAVIALFDANPGAGALALDGKMVDAPHLKSARAILAGLES
- a CDS encoding TonB-dependent receptor, yielding MIRYTLLAGTALLVATPAFGQTAPTGTAPAGEIIVTAPVRQSETDVLQGTSILTGEELTRQLRPTIGETLARQPGVSASSFGPNASRPILRGFQGERIRVLTDGIGSIDVSNTSVDHAVIIDPLLAERIEVLRGPSALLFGSSAVGGVVNVVDTRIPRSVPEKGYRVNGIANYGSTADERSGGLAGDVAIGEHLVLHADGSYLKSGDLRTGKGYLLSGPARAAALSQVGLPQEVEPGEDAIDFAGSAALRRRLPNSAAETWTAGVGASIITDAGSLGVSYSHYDSLYGVPIRFATEVGQEQEAPRLDVVQNRFDVRAEVNTGGGFLDKIRFRAGQASYRHFELEEDNSVGTAFYNKGLEGRLELVQANRGGWQGASGVQFFNRIFDVAGDEAFLPKNETNQTGFFTLQQYSSGAFKAEGGLRYEITNVAGRNPADDLRFFNGQRAFHAVSGSVGGSYGVTDAVRFGLNLSHTERAPSAEELFANGAHAGTQAYELGNPNFRLEKSNGAELTMHVHGDGFSLDASAYYTKFSNYISENQVAQGICEAAAAPSGREVDLPCFQNQQSDARYYGIEADASLRLARIGDYTINADILGDYVRANIIDLGPAPRIPPARVLGGIEAQGDRLQGRIEAEHVFEQNRIAAFETPTNGYTMVNASVGFSPFGKSSKTSLLISANNIFDVEARRASSFLKDFAPLAGRDIRATIRFGL
- a CDS encoding phosphatase PAP2 family protein; this translates as MNDPLHAQGADAAGEVPGNVRHPPWLLIALGALGIAFLLVAGIGALIDRGSQFRIDAAIMLWTRHGTAHGIPIGPLWVRAAMVDITALGGVTVLTLVTAIVAIFLALKRLWLTMTLILLSTISGAIAVSVAKSIVARPRPDLVDHLVTVNSASFPSGHATSSAIVYLTIAAVIMQIVRGRPLRIYILSVAVLLVGAIGCSRVYLGVHWPSDVLTGWGFGALWALMWWGIAAFVRIKRSALQPG
- a CDS encoding SGNH/GDSL hydrolase family protein, with the translated sequence MMALQRIDTTTGAGDSAQAGGDKINANMVALAQRAGRHSPIHCMFDGDSKTSEIKSGLQWMAYFEGLELRLDGGDLGVGGSNSGTGSSNLLSPARLALARAALDAHSAAGRTVDYFLTIGTNDLSANLAPATTMANIRKFHEQYLRPQPCFRYLMLVSVDPRSPGSPASASHLYTTNRLYEHYALVNPFDVMFVDTSGVMIDPALGNVNGHPIPFNTTAAPMPVGAVTDDGLHCSNYGRYAKRFATLPLRDLYRRKPARSLSRALVFGNPNATGANMVGADGRIVAPTGTISLTNSGTGTVTGLPPAGSTLGERSTERSAWHSPPLPYPSASMAG
- a CDS encoding threonine aldolase family protein, whose protein sequence is MRFFSDNAAPVHAAVMAAMTTANTLDTAYDGDALSKQLDGRFSDLFETDVRALWVPSGTAANCLALAALCPPYGGVVCHRDAHIQNDECGAPEFYTHGAKLMLCDGDGAKLTPATIRTVIDAIANDVHRVQPHSISITNATEYGRVYTPGEVAAIGELARERKLGFHMDGARFANAVAHLGCSPAEVTWKAGVEALSFGFVKNGGMSAEALIFFKPDLADATLMRRKRAGLLLSKGRYLAAQLLAMLDGDLWLETARAANAGASLLANAAGNRLLHPVEANEVFLRVTAAEAASLRAKGFDFYDWADGEARLVTSWDQQAAAIAPLAEAIAAL
- a CDS encoding helix-turn-helix domain-containing protein; the protein is MAGRTAKAIDNRATTSRFRDNQSHPTKSAFADRLRTTLARLDLSDAYFARAADIPTSTFARYKSGDSIPKGDDLFRLSDALRVSPRWLMLGDEGTGGSLVDVADADFVTIPRYRLAALTDTSKGDPLETVPYRKDWLARRLGTTTGLWITELPSDYDALGLEEGDAIICADIDAAGPAEKWVCIFRGPGGPFVARYSNRGTIADPDQSGTSVVTATDLRNGEIFAIARIRARMLAKL